In Marivirga salinae, a single window of DNA contains:
- a CDS encoding phage tail protein: protein MEGTISEIRYFGPTWTPRNWFPCDGRLLPISQYTAFFSLIGTIYGGDGRTTFAIPDLRGRVPVGAGNGPGLTPRSNGQKGGVQNVTLNTLEIPTHNHVAQTSNPTVNSATATIRVNTSSSSGNNPSGNYLGLDQAAPIYESTANGTMASDAVQINSINFNPINTTVGMTGGNQSHENMQPWLCLNPIICYQGIFPSRS, encoded by the coding sequence ATGGAAGGAACAATTTCAGAAATCCGATATTTCGGACCAACATGGACACCAAGAAACTGGTTTCCTTGTGATGGTAGATTATTGCCAATTTCACAATACACGGCTTTTTTCTCTTTAATAGGAACAATTTATGGTGGTGATGGAAGAACAACTTTTGCAATTCCAGATTTAAGAGGACGTGTTCCTGTTGGCGCCGGAAATGGACCAGGATTAACACCAAGATCAAATGGCCAAAAGGGAGGAGTTCAAAATGTCACCTTAAATACTCTTGAAATACCAACCCATAACCATGTGGCCCAAACAAGTAATCCAACTGTAAATAGTGCTACCGCTACAATCAGGGTAAATACTAGCTCATCTAGTGGTAATAATCCTTCTGGAAATTATCTTGGTTTAGATCAAGCTGCTCCAATTTATGAATCTACAGCAAATGGAACTATGGCCAGCGATGCAGTACAAATCAATAGTATCAACTTTAATCCGATTAATACTACAGTTGGGATGACGGGTGGTAATCAATCACACGAAAATATGCAGCCTTGGTTATGTTTGAATCCTATTATTTGTTATCAAGGTATCTTCCCTTCAAGAAGTTAA
- a CDS encoding ABC transporter substrate-binding protein → MLIKHKNEEIIKVGVLVPQSPASPTASLNFVDGIKLYFTLFENRFLRGEVQLEIMDIGTGNSSKVLEKTQELMMNYKPNIILGYMNSMIGIELANMVNTHGIPVLISNLGEQAINQLHIPENLYFNTFQFWQSYFHLGKYLSEKSDKDWLIVSSLHDAGYDPLRAFRLGLQCNDANVVQEVYLNSDSDHDLIKEFNLKFEEMNNLFPALFFQPKLQHDLINYMSSRYDSLVTTPFYYGNDQTIKYWAFSDNTLVPDQKDIINGTMEYLNSDADLFHLLGYRAGAMLFEAVKNMDSPENDKINVKNTWARYNLKLNDEVLSIDTDYQDLNGLSGIYKGISNVKSNDRLHVIRSYDIDQYIMEEMTKDKALFTNPYMFF, encoded by the coding sequence ATGTTAATTAAACATAAAAATGAGGAGATCATTAAGGTAGGTGTTTTAGTCCCTCAATCTCCAGCAAGCCCTACTGCTAGTTTAAATTTTGTAGACGGTATAAAATTGTACTTTACACTATTTGAAAATAGGTTTCTAAGAGGTGAAGTTCAACTAGAAATTATGGATATTGGTACAGGTAATTCATCCAAAGTTTTGGAAAAAACACAAGAACTAATGATGAATTATAAACCAAATATAATTTTGGGTTATATGAATTCTATGATTGGCATTGAGCTTGCCAATATGGTAAATACCCATGGAATACCTGTACTTATTTCTAATTTAGGAGAACAGGCAATTAATCAATTACATATACCTGAGAATTTATACTTTAATACCTTTCAATTTTGGCAGTCCTATTTTCATTTAGGGAAATATCTTTCCGAAAAATCGGACAAGGACTGGCTAATTGTATCATCCTTGCACGATGCTGGTTATGACCCCTTAAGAGCCTTCAGGTTGGGGCTACAATGCAACGATGCTAATGTAGTACAAGAGGTTTATCTTAATAGTGATTCTGATCATGATTTAATTAAAGAGTTTAATTTGAAATTTGAGGAAATGAATAATTTATTTCCAGCCCTATTTTTTCAGCCTAAATTACAGCATGATCTGATTAATTATATGAGTTCCAGATATGATTCTTTAGTAACTACTCCTTTTTACTATGGAAATGACCAAACTATTAAATACTGGGCATTTTCAGATAATACATTAGTACCTGATCAGAAGGATATTATAAATGGTACGATGGAATATTTAAATAGCGATGCTGATTTATTTCATTTGTTAGGATACAGAGCTGGAGCAATGTTATTTGAGGCAGTTAAAAATATGGACAGTCCAGAGAATGATAAGATTAATGTAAAGAATACTTGGGCTCGCTATAACCTTAAATTAAATGATGAAGTACTTTCGATAGATACTGATTACCAAGATTTGAATGGGTTGTCAGGTATTTATAAAGGTATCTCTAATGTTAAGAGTAATGATAGACTTCATGTGATAAGATCATATGATATTGACCAGTATATTATGGAAGAAATGACGAAAGATAAAGCCTTGTTCACCAATCCATACATGTTTTTTTAA
- a CDS encoding formyltransferase family protein, which yields MNAVVFTNSLWGLPLINELFKQGSLKGIVIPLIDHVDNRQIYDFSEKHKIPCIKIENIQLKNELADWLNTIKPDIAFCMTFPYLIPKIILDIPIQGFVNFHFGRLPENAGADPLFWTLKENRKVAVITAHRMSIFFDCGSVIAEKEVPIIPGENWGLLGNRLSVLTLSLISEIIKKNKELTNETIGINQNNSNKIELKDLRIQWTTQTAIEIESLVNACNPKYNGAITYFRGVQIRILEVSHADLSNVNSFKPGSIVLADQQQGIFVLCSDYKFLRINLVSTAEGYMTGQKLVALGVRTNEIFYSNEFITEEKETLLK from the coding sequence ATGAATGCAGTAGTATTTACAAACAGTTTGTGGGGCCTTCCACTAATAAATGAATTATTTAAGCAAGGTTCTCTTAAAGGTATAGTTATTCCATTGATTGATCATGTAGATAATAGACAGATTTACGATTTTTCGGAAAAACACAAAATCCCTTGTATTAAAATAGAAAATATCCAGCTTAAAAATGAGTTGGCTGATTGGTTAAATACTATTAAGCCAGATATTGCATTTTGTATGACATTCCCATATTTAATTCCCAAAATTATCTTAGATATCCCCATACAAGGCTTTGTTAATTTTCATTTTGGGAGATTACCAGAAAATGCTGGGGCAGACCCTCTTTTTTGGACACTAAAAGAGAATAGAAAAGTTGCAGTAATTACAGCTCATAGAATGAGTATATTCTTTGATTGTGGTAGTGTAATTGCTGAAAAAGAAGTGCCTATTATTCCCGGTGAAAACTGGGGATTGTTAGGGAACCGTTTAAGCGTATTGACTTTGTCCTTGATTTCAGAAATTATTAAGAAAAACAAGGAGTTAACTAATGAGACCATTGGAATTAATCAAAACAATAGTAATAAAATAGAATTAAAGGATTTAAGAATTCAATGGACTACTCAAACTGCGATTGAAATAGAGTCTTTAGTTAATGCCTGCAATCCTAAATACAATGGTGCGATCACTTATTTTAGAGGTGTTCAAATCCGTATATTGGAGGTAAGTCATGCAGATCTGAGTAATGTTAATTCTTTTAAGCCAGGCAGTATAGTTTTAGCAGATCAGCAGCAAGGAATATTTGTCCTTTGTTCTGATTATAAGTTTTTAAGAATTAATCTTGTGAGTACAGCTGAAGGATATATGACTGGACAAAAATTAGTTGCTCTAGGTGTTAGAACAAATGAAATATTTTACTCTAATGAATTTATTACAGAAGAAAAAGAAACTTTGCTAAAGTAA
- a CDS encoding Calx-beta domain-containing protein, translating into MKKQIQSLIQIILLTIISVSGLVAQPSTGVSTFDGAFLQLAGFGPSPRTGSLDGWTFTSVGAGSGFTSRNGSGQISMSMQTPTYFSIGSDDGSEFQFDNINIEFFLGTTTYTITGYRDGAPVSGAVFSEAVVNAQAKTIDVSSDTDFENIDEFRFTFSTSPSSSSITIEDITISAAAAANTPPTATSFTAANGPYENLTYTFSTSDFGYSDGDGDPINHLLIESLPGAGTIYVDADNDDTYDGGEELSVSDQVSKADLDAGNLQYIQNGSTSTSFQFEVNDGTDNSSGNYKASLNVVGVPTVTLSINPSSRVEGVSANVNVTATLSNSYGVNTNVALGFSGTATNSVDYTRSGTSIPISAGSTSGSITLSNQNDIPYEGNETVVIDISGVTGGKEDGVQQVTYTIIDDDPQPSATLLLRDIYNPITDESGGQAYIVGELSYSAGVTVTIPLTFSGTATGGGTDYGISGSSIVISPGNWMDSIRVTSLNDEIEEGDETIIIDMGTPTNAVESGTQQVTVTIKDEDALAPSGYTISIDQNPINAGNESSVSFTFAGAEVGADYDYTFSSSGGGTNVTGSGTIATATDQISGIDLSGLGDGTITLSVTLTDAFGNTGTAAADTKTKDTAAPTGYAVAIDQAGINATNTGNVSFTFTGAEVGADYNYTFSSSGGGTNVTGSGTIAIATDQITGLDISGLGDGTITLSATLTDANGNAGSVATDNVQKDIVVPTGYSVAFDVLGELQINVINESIIEFSGSGLEVGTTLNYSFTSDGGGTPVTGTETVTTASQQFDNSGAGYDLSGLTDGTVTLTVTLTDAAGNTGADATDSEAKDSGPPTGYSVAWDDALINASEASTATFTVTNAEVGTTINNTVSSSGDGNTATVSNPTVVTSNTQVVTVDVSSLVDGTLTVEVSLTDGGGNTGGTVSDNSAELDQTIPSGYGVAIDQANISAANQGAISFTFSGAEVGTTYDYTFSSSAGGPNVTGTGTVVTASDQITGVDLSGIADGTITLSVTLSDAANNVGAAVTDNVQKDADAPTFVSVDDNGGDNSYTSGESLTIVADLAEIGLTVTADLSVINPGFSNNYPMNDNGDGTYSNTVGDVDAGGNLIEGASTAVNITATDASGNQSTDNSLLLLLDKTAPSGYSVTIDQTIIDATNQAALSFNIANAEVGTTYDYAISSNGGGTDVTGSGIIGTATDQITGVDLSGLGDGTLTLSITLTDAAGNTGAVATDNIAKDIVVPSGYSVSIELLGESFVNVINQNIIEFTGSGLEVGTTLNYTFTSDGGGTPVSGTETVTNASQQFNNSGAGYDLSGLTDGTVTLTISLTDNAGNTGDDTSDTANKDIGPPTGYTVAWDEAFINASESGTATFTVSNAEIGSTINNSVSSSGDGNTATVSSPITVTSTTQIITIDVSSLDDGVLTVEVSLTDAAGNTGGTVSDNAATLDQTAPSGYSVSIDQADISAANQTATSFTFAGAEVGTTYNYMLSSSAGGTDVTGSGTIATATDQITGVDLSGLADGTITLSVTLTDPAGNEGTAASDNVSKDTTAPNFISVDDDGGDNSYKSGESLSLVADLGETGLTVTADLSVINSGLSATAAMTDNSDGTYSLTVADVDNGGDMIEGTAIAVPLIATDGAGNQQTDNSLTLNLDKTAPAGYTVSVDQSIINASNQASMSFTFASAEVGATYNYTISSDGGGTAVTGSESIGTASDQITGIDVSGLGDGTLTLSITLTDAAGNTGAATTDEVNKVTAAITFNATGSSGDESVANANIQVDLSILSAFDVTVDYSLSGTANGAGSDYTLANGTLTIASGNESGIIEITGIVDDEIVEGAETIILTLSNPTNASLGSTTEFIYTINDNDKAEISVVATNQAAEDDVNGLYTISTSKEFANEVVISFSISGTATEVADYEEIDTSIVFPASTSSITIPIVVKADTEVEDDETVIITLESTDNTAVLIGTDNSATVIITDNDEKLPQIITFDPISDKNLSDKEVILEGSGGDSGEPITYTISTEPVNGVATLSNGIIMLEGIGTVTVTASQAGNDSYLPAEDVSQSFSILSDELLLPTLFTPNNDRINDVLFIRGGAAVQSVNFRIFNRKGNLVYESNSFQELSETGWDGRKNGVNQPAGTYVWVISGTMSNGEPIKVNGSNRGTILIAR; encoded by the coding sequence ATGAAAAAACAGATACAAAGTTTAATACAGATCATATTATTGACAATTATAAGTGTGTCTGGTCTTGTAGCACAACCAAGTACAGGCGTATCAACATTTGATGGTGCTTTTCTGCAACTTGCAGGCTTTGGCCCATCACCACGGACTGGAAGTTTAGATGGGTGGACTTTCACTTCTGTTGGTGCTGGAAGTGGCTTTACCAGCCGTAATGGATCTGGCCAAATCAGTATGAGCATGCAAACACCAACCTATTTTTCTATCGGAAGTGATGACGGCTCAGAATTTCAATTTGACAATATTAACATTGAGTTCTTTCTAGGAACTACTACTTACACAATAACAGGTTACAGGGATGGGGCACCGGTATCTGGTGCAGTGTTTTCGGAGGCTGTCGTAAATGCCCAAGCAAAAACCATTGATGTATCTTCGGATACTGATTTTGAAAATATTGATGAATTTAGGTTTACTTTTTCTACTTCACCTTCTAGTAGTTCAATTACCATTGAGGATATCACGATATCAGCTGCAGCTGCTGCTAACACTCCACCAACAGCCACTTCCTTCACTGCAGCAAACGGGCCATATGAAAATCTCACTTATACTTTCTCCACTTCAGACTTTGGATATTCAGATGGCGATGGTGACCCCATAAATCATTTATTGATAGAATCATTACCAGGAGCAGGAACGATTTATGTCGATGCGGATAATGATGATACCTATGACGGGGGGGAAGAATTATCAGTTTCGGATCAGGTGAGCAAGGCTGATCTCGATGCAGGTAACTTACAGTATATCCAAAACGGAAGTACTAGTACTTCTTTTCAATTTGAAGTAAATGACGGCACAGATAATAGCTCTGGAAACTATAAAGCTTCACTCAATGTGGTAGGAGTACCAACGGTGACTCTGAGTATCAACCCGTCATCACGCGTTGAAGGCGTTTCGGCTAACGTGAATGTTACGGCTACACTATCAAATTCCTATGGAGTAAATACCAATGTCGCCTTAGGGTTCTCAGGTACAGCTACTAACAGTGTTGACTATACCAGAAGCGGAACATCTATACCTATTTCTGCAGGAAGTACCTCCGGGTCAATTACACTTAGCAACCAAAATGATATACCATATGAAGGTAACGAGACCGTAGTGATCGATATCTCCGGAGTAACGGGCGGGAAAGAAGACGGAGTGCAACAGGTGACCTATACCATTATAGATGATGACCCTCAGCCTTCAGCAACGTTGCTTTTAAGAGATATATACAATCCTATAACTGATGAAAGTGGTGGGCAGGCCTATATCGTAGGTGAGCTTAGTTATTCTGCAGGAGTTACTGTCACAATACCTCTTACCTTTAGCGGAACAGCGACAGGAGGAGGAACAGACTACGGAATTTCAGGTTCTTCGATTGTAATCAGTCCGGGTAATTGGATGGATAGTATCAGGGTTACTTCTCTTAATGATGAAATAGAAGAGGGCGATGAGACGATAATAATTGATATGGGTACACCAACTAATGCAGTTGAAAGTGGCACACAACAAGTAACAGTAACAATAAAAGATGAAGATGCTTTAGCTCCATCTGGATACACAATATCAATAGATCAAAATCCTATTAATGCAGGTAATGAAAGCTCTGTCAGCTTTACCTTTGCAGGAGCTGAGGTAGGCGCTGACTACGACTATACTTTTAGCAGTAGTGGAGGCGGAACCAACGTAACGGGTTCTGGGACAATAGCCACCGCAACCGATCAAATTTCTGGTATTGATTTAAGTGGTCTGGGAGACGGAACAATAACTCTTTCTGTTACGCTAACTGATGCCTTTGGCAATACGGGTACGGCTGCAGCAGATACAAAAACGAAAGATACTGCGGCACCAACAGGTTACGCTGTAGCGATCGATCAGGCTGGCATTAATGCTACTAATACGGGAAACGTGAGTTTCACTTTTACTGGAGCTGAAGTGGGAGCGGATTATAATTATACCTTCAGTAGCTCAGGAGGTGGAACCAATGTTACCGGATCAGGGACAATAGCTATAGCTACCGATCAAATCACAGGACTAGATATAAGTGGGTTAGGTGATGGTACTATTACCTTATCAGCAACTCTTACGGATGCAAACGGGAATGCCGGGTCAGTGGCTACCGATAATGTTCAGAAAGATATTGTAGTGCCAACAGGCTATAGTGTCGCCTTTGATGTACTTGGTGAGCTTCAGATCAATGTGATAAATGAATCTATCATTGAGTTTTCCGGTTCGGGTCTCGAGGTGGGAACTACCTTAAATTATTCTTTTACCAGCGATGGAGGGGGTACTCCCGTAACAGGTACGGAGACCGTGACCACTGCTTCTCAGCAGTTTGATAATAGCGGTGCCGGTTATGACCTTAGTGGATTAACAGATGGGACCGTAACGTTGACAGTTACATTAACAGACGCTGCTGGCAATACGGGTGCGGATGCTACTGATAGTGAGGCAAAAGATTCGGGACCTCCTACTGGTTATTCTGTGGCTTGGGATGACGCTTTAATCAACGCATCTGAAGCATCAACGGCTACTTTTACAGTTACGAATGCTGAAGTTGGAACAACAATAAATAATACTGTCTCTAGCTCTGGGGACGGAAATACCGCAACAGTATCTAACCCTACAGTTGTCACTAGTAATACCCAAGTAGTCACCGTTGATGTAAGCTCATTAGTGGATGGGACTTTGACGGTAGAGGTCTCTTTAACCGATGGGGGAGGAAACACAGGGGGAACGGTAAGTGACAACTCTGCTGAACTGGACCAAACGATCCCTTCGGGCTATGGTGTAGCAATCGATCAGGCTAATATCAGTGCAGCCAACCAGGGAGCAATAAGTTTCACATTTTCAGGTGCGGAGGTAGGAACTACCTATGATTATACCTTTAGCAGTTCAGCAGGAGGTCCAAATGTAACAGGAACAGGAACAGTAGTTACAGCTTCTGATCAAATAACTGGTGTCGACTTGAGTGGTATCGCTGATGGAACAATCACTTTATCAGTGACACTTTCCGATGCTGCCAATAATGTAGGCGCTGCAGTTACAGATAATGTTCAAAAGGACGCAGACGCCCCAACGTTTGTTTCTGTGGATGATAATGGTGGAGATAACTCTTACACTTCTGGTGAAAGCCTTACAATAGTTGCAGATTTGGCAGAAATTGGCTTAACAGTAACTGCTGATTTATCAGTGATTAATCCGGGGTTCAGCAATAATTATCCAATGAATGATAATGGTGATGGAACTTACAGTAATACAGTTGGCGATGTTGATGCAGGAGGAAACTTGATAGAAGGGGCCTCAACAGCTGTTAATATTACTGCAACTGATGCTTCAGGAAATCAATCTACTGATAATTCACTTTTATTATTACTTGATAAAACAGCTCCTTCTGGATACTCAGTCACAATTGATCAAACAATTATAGATGCTACAAATCAAGCAGCCTTAAGCTTTAATATTGCTAATGCTGAAGTTGGAACTACTTATGACTATGCAATTAGTAGTAATGGTGGAGGAACTGATGTTACAGGATCTGGGATAATTGGAACTGCAACTGATCAAATTACAGGAGTAGATTTGAGTGGTCTGGGAGATGGAACCCTTACCCTATCTATCACCCTGACAGACGCAGCTGGTAATACAGGAGCTGTAGCAACGGATAATATTGCGAAAGATATTGTGGTTCCTTCTGGATATTCCGTTTCAATAGAACTTTTAGGAGAGTCCTTCGTCAACGTGATCAATCAAAACATCATAGAATTTACTGGCTCAGGATTAGAAGTTGGAACCACTCTAAATTACACTTTTACCAGTGATGGTGGAGGGACTCCAGTTTCAGGAACGGAGACTGTGACCAATGCTTCTCAGCAGTTTAATAATAGCGGTGCTGGTTATGACCTAAGCGGCTTGACGGACGGGACCGTTACACTAACTATTAGCCTAACCGATAATGCAGGAAATACGGGAGATGATACATCCGATACAGCTAATAAAGATATTGGTCCGCCAACCGGCTATACGGTAGCTTGGGATGAAGCTTTTATTAATGCGTCTGAATCTGGCACGGCAACATTTACCGTGTCAAACGCAGAAATAGGCTCTACAATTAATAATTCGGTTTCTAGTTCAGGAGATGGAAATACCGCAACAGTTTCTAGTCCAATTACTGTTACCAGTACTACGCAAATAATTACAATTGATGTCAGTTCATTAGATGATGGAGTGCTAACTGTTGAAGTTTCTCTTACAGATGCAGCAGGTAATACTGGCGGCACAGTTTCAGATAATGCAGCTACACTTGATCAGACAGCCCCGTCAGGTTATTCGGTTTCAATAGACCAGGCGGATATCAGTGCTGCCAACCAAACAGCAACAAGTTTCACATTTGCCGGGGCAGAAGTGGGTACAACTTACAATTATATGCTAAGCAGTAGTGCAGGTGGAACCGATGTTACAGGTAGCGGAACAATAGCTACGGCAACGGATCAAATCACGGGAGTTGATTTAAGCGGTCTAGCAGATGGAACAATAACTTTATCTGTAACCTTAACTGATCCTGCAGGAAATGAAGGAACAGCAGCATCTGATAATGTTTCAAAGGATACCACAGCACCGAATTTCATTTCGGTGGACGATGATGGAGGAGATAATTCATACAAATCAGGAGAAAGTCTAAGCTTAGTTGCCGACCTGGGTGAAACAGGCTTAACGGTTACTGCAGATTTGTCGGTGATCAATTCAGGCTTGAGTGCGACAGCTGCCATGACAGACAATAGCGATGGAACCTACAGTCTTACGGTAGCTGATGTCGATAATGGAGGGGATATGATAGAGGGAACCGCTATTGCAGTGCCATTGATTGCTACTGATGGAGCTGGGAATCAACAGACTGATAATAGCTTAACCTTAAACCTTGATAAAACAGCTCCTGCCGGCTATACTGTGAGTGTTGATCAATCCATTATAAATGCTTCTAATCAAGCATCTATGAGCTTTACATTTGCATCCGCTGAAGTGGGGGCGACTTATAACTATACCATCAGCAGTGACGGTGGTGGAACAGCCGTAACCGGCAGCGAATCAATAGGCACAGCTTCTGATCAAATAACTGGAATAGATGTGAGTGGTCTGGGAGATGGAACCCTCACCCTATCGATTACACTGACAGACGCAGCTGGTAATACAGGGGCTGCAACAACTGATGAAGTGAACAAAGTGACCGCGGCCATTACTTTTAATGCCACAGGTAGCAGCGGGGATGAATCTGTAGCAAATGCAAACATTCAGGTGGATTTATCCATCCTAAGTGCATTTGACGTTACAGTCGATTATTCCCTATCCGGTACTGCTAATGGTGCTGGAAGTGATTATACTTTAGCAAATGGCACATTAACCATTGCTTCGGGTAATGAAAGTGGAATAATTGAAATTACAGGTATTGTGGATGATGAAATTGTTGAAGGAGCCGAAACTATTATACTAACGCTTTCAAATCCTACGAATGCTTCATTGGGCTCTACCACAGAATTTATCTATACCATTAATGATAATGATAAAGCCGAAATTAGTGTAGTTGCAACAAATCAAGCAGCAGAAGATGACGTTAATGGATTATATACTATTTCAACTTCGAAGGAATTCGCTAATGAAGTTGTTATCAGTTTTTCTATAAGTGGAACAGCAACGGAAGTGGCTGATTATGAAGAAATAGATACTTCCATTGTTTTCCCTGCATCAACAAGTTCAATTACCATTCCTATAGTTGTAAAGGCCGATACTGAGGTTGAAGATGATGAAACAGTAATAATAACCTTAGAAAGCACTGATAATACAGCTGTTTTGATTGGGACGGATAATTCAGCTACAGTTATCATTACGGACAATGATGAGAAACTTCCTCAAATCATTACATTCGATCCTATTTCTGATAAAAATTTAAGCGATAAGGAAGTAATTTTAGAAGGTTCTGGTGGCGATTCTGGTGAGCCAATTACTTATACCATTTCAACAGAACCTGTGAATGGTGTAGCCACTTTATCGAATGGCATAATAATGCTGGAAGGCATTGGAACAGTAACAGTTACTGCAAGCCAGGCAGGTAATGATTCCTACCTGCCAGCTGAAGATGTTAGTCAAAGTTTCTCTATTCTTTCAGATGAATTATTATTGCCAACCCTCTTTACACCTAATAATGATAGGATAAATGATGTTTTATTCATCAGAGGAGGAGCAGCAGTTCAATCCGTTAACTTTAGAATCTTTAATCGAAAAGGAAACCTTGTTTATGAGTCAAATAGTTTCCAAGAATTATCAGAAACCGGATGGGATGGAAGGAAAAACGGAGTCAATCAGCCCGCAGGTACCTATGTTTGGGTGATCTCTGGTACGATGTCAAATGGTGAACCCATAAAGGTTAATGGGTCAAATAGAGGAACAATACTTATCGCTAGATAA
- a CDS encoding PorP/SprF family type IX secretion system membrane protein, producing the protein MKKFIQYITLVALTVCLSNVSVAQEANFSMYRYTPFYANPGQISTTDQLNFMLNSRIQPLNTGENLTTTIVSGYLPIHFSNAHKLVVGVNVSSEQTASLLNSNGGMLALSYSVPLNDKSELSLGAQGGLFQNKIGGDFVTDGQIEGGVLNPGAGQLDPVLNQQHAYPTLSSGIYYRLKDANYQDKAFIGVSLFNMIEPNISFVENGDADKLPMSIKTIAGYKVYDNATLSVSPTIRWINQAQNNAFDLGTDVGYRLSGDEKDFKKLILSLWYNSNSIGVMSLAYEQKRVAVGVSYDIPMGEGFNLAQNGIFEFAISYKLKNRRRAEETPRELPQEGVELQKDEAVIEIEKPKKEEIEEAAVNEEEPQVEEPVKEEPVINEPLKNEPKLEEKAAEVTVQPLTEKEKETLAKTVRFKLNSDDLNDDSKAFINQVIDILSKKENYNITLIGHTCNLGESSFNGELGMDRAEIVRDYMVANGINKARISTNSKGETDPIATNENQLGREKNRRVEFKVTYQ; encoded by the coding sequence ATGAAAAAATTTATTCAATATATCACATTAGTAGCCTTGACTGTATGTCTAAGCAATGTTTCAGTGGCTCAGGAGGCTAATTTCTCCATGTACAGATACACTCCTTTTTATGCTAATCCAGGACAGATATCGACTACAGACCAGTTGAATTTTATGTTAAATAGCAGAATTCAACCGCTAAATACAGGAGAGAATCTAACGACTACTATTGTTTCGGGTTATTTGCCGATTCATTTTTCGAATGCTCACAAATTGGTAGTAGGTGTAAATGTAAGTTCAGAACAAACGGCAAGCTTATTAAATTCTAACGGTGGAATGCTCGCTTTGTCCTATTCAGTTCCTTTAAACGATAAGTCTGAATTAAGTTTAGGAGCGCAAGGTGGTTTATTTCAAAATAAAATTGGAGGTGATTTTGTTACCGATGGGCAAATAGAAGGCGGGGTTCTAAATCCTGGAGCAGGTCAGCTTGACCCAGTTTTAAATCAACAACATGCCTACCCGACCTTAAGCAGTGGAATCTACTATAGATTAAAAGATGCTAATTACCAGGATAAGGCTTTTATTGGAGTTTCATTATTCAATATGATTGAACCTAATATCTCTTTTGTTGAGAATGGAGATGCAGATAAACTTCCTATGAGCATTAAGACTATCGCAGGTTATAAAGTGTATGATAATGCAACGTTGTCAGTATCCCCTACCATTAGATGGATTAACCAAGCTCAAAATAATGCATTTGACTTGGGAACTGATGTGGGCTATAGGCTATCTGGTGATGAAAAGGATTTCAAAAAGTTGATTTTAAGCCTCTGGTATAATTCCAACTCAATTGGCGTGATGAGTCTAGCCTATGAACAAAAAAGAGTTGCAGTTGGTGTTAGCTACGATATCCCGATGGGAGAAGGTTTTAATCTGGCGCAGAATGGTATTTTTGAATTTGCTATTTCGTATAAATTAAAGAATAGAAGGCGAGCAGAAGAAACCCCAAGAGAATTACCGCAAGAAGGAGTCGAGCTTCAAAAGGACGAAGCTGTAATTGAAATTGAAAAGCCCAAAAAGGAAGAGATTGAAGAAGCTGCAGTAAATGAAGAAGAACCTCAAGTAGAAGAGCCGGTCAAAGAAGAACCAGTAATAAATGAACCGCTTAAAAATGAACCAAAACTTGAAGAGAAAGCTGCTGAAGTAACTGTTCAGCCACTTACCGAAAAAGAAAAGGAGACGCTAGCCAAGACGGTTCGCTTCAAATTAAATTCTGATGATTTAAACGATGATTCAAAAGCGTTCATAAATCAGGTAATTGATATTCTCTCCAAGAAGGAAAACTACAATATTACTTTAATTGGTCATACTTGTAATTTAGGCGAGAGCTCATTTAACGGTGAATTGGGTATGGATAGAGCTGAA